One Patescibacteria group bacterium genomic region harbors:
- a CDS encoding GNAT family N-acetyltransferase, producing the protein MIILKQVLPEDWQQVLAIEQSANSPLYFPCTDEDIVKKYMDKSLVYFIINNDNQIVGTISFEIKGDNDYYCDGLVIMPEYRGKGYALEAVKEMLKLIGGHKHIHLVVHPHNTPAIITYLKAGFVVSGWKDNYFGDGEPRIEMAR; encoded by the coding sequence ATGATAATTCTTAAACAAGTTCTGCCAGAAGATTGGCAACAAGTATTAGCTATTGAGCAAAGTGCAAATTCTCCTCTCTATTTTCCTTGCACCGATGAAGATATAGTCAAGAAGTACATGGATAAGAGTTTGGTCTATTTCATTATCAATAATGATAACCAGATTGTTGGAACTATATCTTTTGAAATTAAAGGAGACAATGATTATTACTGTGACGGTCTGGTGATTATGCCTGAATACAGAGGCAAAGGTTATGCTCTGGAAGCAGTCAAAGAAATGTTAAAGCTTATAGGGGGACATAAACATATCCATCTGGTCGTACATCCCCACAACACCCCCGCCATCATCACTTACCTTAAAGCTGGCTTTGTAGTTTCTGGCTGGAAGGATAATTACTTTGGTGACGGAGAACCCAGAATAGAGATGGCAAGATAA
- a CDS encoding transglutaminase domain-containing protein: MNNISKYQGVSQFGSAYKTMLENDTHAPGSIDRVLTEGMIRLCPETMAYLYGGYTPTKSLYIKGSRPELEQYLDQMILVNHSKEEQIQEIMKFISNLQHKISDDLDLIQFGGTEEEIIARGSDWCTDLARVGCVLCQIAGYPARVVHLFDLEKPYSGHEIVEVYRDKVWGAADPLRNVVYHNSKGEPVSALDLMNDRQLIENNYLNDQLTALRAVGQFSGAAISNYYVWQWKDMTIQSVN; this comes from the coding sequence ATGAATAACATTTCTAAATATCAAGGGGTTAGTCAATTTGGGTCAGCGTATAAAACCATGCTTGAAAATGATACACATGCACCCGGCTCGATAGACCGAGTTTTGACAGAAGGTATGATTCGATTATGTCCGGAGACAATGGCCTATCTTTATGGTGGATATACGCCAACAAAGAGTTTATATATAAAAGGATCAAGGCCCGAGCTAGAACAGTATCTGGATCAAATGATCTTAGTCAACCATTCCAAAGAAGAACAAATTCAAGAGATTATGAAATTTATCAGTAATCTGCAGCATAAGATTAGCGACGATTTGGATTTAATACAATTTGGCGGTACTGAGGAAGAGATTATTGCTAGGGGTTCTGATTGGTGCACCGATTTGGCTAGAGTCGGTTGCGTACTCTGCCAGATAGCTGGATATCCTGCTCGAGTTGTTCATCTGTTTGATTTAGAGAAGCCATACAGTGGGCATGAGATCGTAGAAGTCTATAGAGACAAGGTTTGGGGTGCTGCAGATCCATTGAGAAATGTTGTCTATCATAACTCAAAAGGAGAACCGGTTTCTGCTTTGGACTTAATGAACGATCGTCAACTTATTGAAAATAATTATTTGAATGATCAACTAACTGCATTGAGAGCAGTGGGTCAGTTCAGCGGAGCGGCAATATCCAATTATTATGTGTGGCAGTGGAAAGACATGACTATACAGTCAGTAAACTAA
- a CDS encoding GNAT family N-acetyltransferase, which yields MKIVQAKEENGQTLTNLFKVLYKPESRWSEQVIRQNIQKGKYEYWIIFDDEPVGVISLKFPDSTCEVEAIAVSDPWKGYGSKLIEFAEELAKKRGCETIWCHSLELYQAGKFYKKLGWLEEYFMPDYWDGQHCYKYSKSLASK from the coding sequence ATGAAGATAGTGCAAGCCAAAGAAGAAAATGGCCAGACATTAACTAACCTGTTTAAGGTACTCTACAAACCAGAGTCGCGTTGGTCAGAACAGGTTATTCGGCAAAACATTCAGAAAGGAAAGTATGAATATTGGATTATTTTTGACGATGAACCAGTGGGTGTAATTTCTCTGAAATTCCCTGATAGTACCTGCGAAGTTGAAGCAATTGCAGTCAGTGATCCCTGGAAAGGGTATGGTTCTAAATTGATTGAGTTTGCAGAAGAATTGGCCAAAAAACGAGGGTGTGAAACTATCTGGTGCCATAGCTTAGAACTTTACCAAGCAGGAAAATTCTATAAGAAATTGGGTTGGTTAGAAGAATATTTTATGCCGGATTACTGGGATGGGCAGCATTGTTACAAATACTCAAAGTCATTGGCGAGCAAGTAA
- a CDS encoding reverse transcriptase/maturase family protein, with amino-acid sequence MKIAKEYYRNIISLENLLEAWQEFVVGKRHRKDVQQFERDLMDNIIKLHKDLELGGYRHSAYSPFKISDPKPRNIHKAKVRDRLLHKAIYRVLYPIWDKNFIYDSYSCRNNKGTHKAFIRLQELTRRISRNYTQPCFALKLDIRKFFDSVDHKVLIDLLKEKIEDEKLIGLLWDIINSFEHSPGKGMPLGNLTSQLFANVYLDPLDKFAKHKLKAKYYLRYADDFIFLSDNPDILLGYLVEVNQFLKTNLKLNVHPNKIHLRKFNWGIDYVGYVALHRYSIPRRKTVKRIFKKVARLLRENDYEELTNAVPSYLGYLQHASSYRLRCRLEELVGYATNPLEVKK; translated from the coding sequence ATGAAAATCGCTAAAGAATATTATAGAAACATTATCTCACTCGAGAATCTGCTGGAGGCCTGGCAGGAATTTGTTGTGGGTAAGCGCCACCGGAAGGATGTTCAGCAATTTGAAAGGGATTTGATGGATAATATCATCAAACTGCATAAGGATCTAGAGTTGGGTGGATACAGGCACTCGGCTTATAGTCCATTCAAGATATCTGATCCTAAGCCCCGAAACATTCATAAAGCTAAAGTCAGAGACAGATTGCTGCATAAAGCAATTTATCGGGTGCTGTATCCAATTTGGGATAAAAACTTTATCTATGATAGTTATTCCTGCCGGAATAACAAAGGAACTCACAAAGCATTTATTCGGTTACAAGAACTAACAAGAAGAATAAGTCGTAATTATACTCAACCTTGTTTTGCTTTGAAATTAGATATCCGCAAGTTTTTTGACAGTGTCGACCATAAAGTTCTAATAGATTTGCTCAAAGAGAAAATTGAGGATGAAAAGTTAATTGGGTTACTGTGGGATATTATTAATAGTTTTGAGCATTCTCCTGGCAAAGGTATGCCGTTAGGCAACCTCACCTCCCAACTCTTTGCTAATGTTTATTTAGATCCTCTAGATAAATTTGCCAAGCATAAGCTCAAAGCTAAGTACTATCTCCGTTATGCGGATGACTTTATATTTCTCTCTGATAATCCCGATATCTTATTGGGTTATCTGGTTGAAGTAAACCAGTTTCTTAAAACTAATCTCAAGTTAAATGTCCATCCCAATAAGATACATTTGAGAAAGTTTAACTGGGGTATAGATTATGTTGGTTATGTGGCTTTGCATCGCTACTCGATCCCCAGAAGAAAGACAGTCAAAAGGATATTCAAGAAGGTCGCCAGACTCTTGCGGGAGAATGATTATGAAGAATTAACTAATGCGGTGCCATCCTACTTGGGTTATCTTCAACATGCCAGTTCGTATAGACTAAGATGTCGGTTAGAGGAGCTAGTGGGGTATGCCACGAACCCCCTTGAAGTCAAGAAATGA
- a CDS encoding AAA family ATPase, with protein MKYPSYIVMIGFSLSGKTTVAKLIEAKLPNPKIRLDTSRVHDFLNSYPIFQDDNTITGKSFDLRQSCSKAIKKGLLTELAKASVNIIDDAANLTRKERQDKVKLIHKINPSYKFIYITIDISELDLLKRLSKFDAKNIQKGHKPAWGDLYFKIQKPQYQPVSKDEGISHTVSDTRNPKLPGV; from the coding sequence ATGAAATATCCAAGTTACATAGTGATGATCGGCTTCTCGCTATCTGGCAAAACTACAGTAGCCAAACTGATTGAAGCTAAACTTCCCAACCCCAAGATCAGGTTGGATACCAGCAGGGTTCATGATTTTCTTAATTCGTATCCGATATTTCAAGATGACAACACCATCACTGGCAAGTCTTTCGATTTAAGACAGAGCTGTAGCAAAGCTATTAAGAAAGGATTATTAACTGAATTAGCTAAAGCGTCAGTCAATATTATTGATGATGCGGCTAATCTAACCAGGAAGGAACGACAAGATAAGGTTAAATTAATTCATAAGATAAACCCTAGTTACAAATTTATCTATATTACAATCGATATTTCTGAACTAGATTTATTAAAGCGTCTGAGCAAGTTTGACGCCAAGAATATCCAGAAAGGTCATAAACCGGCTTGGGGAGACCTTTATTTTAAGATTCAGAAGCCTCAATATCAGCCGGTGAGCAAAGACGAAGGGATTAGCCATACAGTGTCAGACACAAGAAATCCTAAACTACCAGGAGTATGA
- a CDS encoding NAD(P)-dependent oxidoreductase: MFSKALFVDFNQADVPALVLDRLKQLVSAYEFVSSDELKNPGVLATADIIFCRIFTKIDKSTIDAAPNLKYIGVLATSFDKIDIEYTKQKGIVVCNLGGYSTEAVAEFVFAILFEHIRDLERAKQQARSGDYSFDKFMGGELKGKTLGVIGAGRIGSRVAEIGLGIGMKVIYFDRNDKPAINQLGAVRKELDEVLVQSDVISLNLALNDQTERIITRDKINLLKPGCILVNTAPSKLTDMEAIVDMAEKGEIVCILDHSDSMDAESAEALLKTPNVVVYPPIGFRTKEADVARWEAFISNVEQFAAGHPQNVVNLQ, encoded by the coding sequence ATGTTTTCTAAAGCGCTATTTGTAGATTTCAACCAAGCGGATGTTCCGGCTTTAGTTTTAGATAGATTAAAGCAGTTAGTTTCGGCTTATGAGTTTGTTTCTAGCGACGAGCTAAAGAATCCAGGCGTATTAGCTACTGCGGATATAATTTTCTGCAGGATTTTTACCAAAATTGATAAGTCAACTATTGATGCTGCACCCAATCTTAAATACATCGGGGTGCTGGCGACCTCATTCGACAAAATAGATATTGAATATACCAAACAAAAAGGCATTGTAGTTTGTAATCTCGGCGGATATTCCACCGAAGCTGTGGCCGAATTTGTCTTCGCAATTCTATTCGAACACATCAGAGATCTAGAAAGAGCTAAGCAACAAGCCCGATCTGGCGATTATAGTTTTGACAAATTTATGGGTGGGGAATTAAAAGGCAAAACTCTCGGGGTAATTGGCGCTGGCAGAATTGGTTCCCGAGTTGCGGAAATCGGACTAGGCATCGGGATGAAAGTAATCTATTTCGATCGGAACGATAAACCGGCCATCAATCAATTAGGAGCCGTCAGAAAGGAATTAGATGAAGTACTGGTACAAAGTGATGTTATATCTCTGAATCTGGCTCTCAACGATCAGACGGAGAGAATTATTACCCGAGACAAGATCAATCTTTTAAAACCAGGGTGCATATTGGTTAATACTGCCCCATCCAAACTAACTGATATGGAAGCGATTGTGGATATGGCCGAAAAAGGTGAGATAGTGTGTATTCTAGATCATTCGGACAGTATGGATGCGGAGTCAGCAGAGGCATTACTTAAGACGCCTAATGTTGTTGTCTACCCACCCATTGGTTTTAGAACCAAAGAAGCTGATGTTGCCCGTTGGGAAGCCTTTATTTCCAATGTAGAACAATTTGCCGCCGGCCATCCCCAAAATGTAGTAAACTTGCAGTAG
- a CDS encoding PIN domain-containing protein: MPVPTQNNQSKSIRVVLDANIYLSFYQTGEGSLKSLEELGKLIDKDKVTLLLPQQVLDEFNRNKPGIIQAHYLELIKSKPTSVGVAVMMKGLSETERILQSYKKLATAVTNLADKYKKRSLSNRSKINKLILNLFSKAELVEHDDSIVQTAYVRYLKGNPPRKGRDDLSYGDGIIWETLLANYSIFDLVIISADHDWEDLSNEGTIHPFLASEWKKKGSKMITLYPSLGRLINKIKKAQTIEPEEICREERASAVVTRIISTSPSASADMGMSYLNNTLSVISFEGRQCTMCGNNFYDNFGIKTMVFRINSDCCENCNTKYGYTTDYSVAQCNKCCRNFYEKTDKYSIFVPAYSPGISSAVDSGKICPLCRGECSKDAMC, from the coding sequence ATGCCAGTTCCTACCCAGAATAATCAGAGTAAAAGCATAAGAGTTGTATTGGATGCCAATATCTATCTTAGCTTTTATCAGACTGGAGAGGGGTCTTTAAAATCATTAGAGGAACTAGGTAAGCTGATAGACAAGGATAAAGTGACTTTATTGCTTCCCCAGCAGGTGTTAGATGAGTTTAATCGCAACAAACCAGGCATCATTCAGGCACATTATCTGGAATTAATCAAATCTAAACCAACTTCCGTAGGTGTAGCAGTGATGATGAAAGGTCTTAGTGAAACAGAAAGAATATTGCAGAGCTATAAGAAACTGGCGACAGCTGTCACTAATCTAGCCGATAAATACAAAAAAAGATCTTTATCAAATCGCAGTAAAATTAATAAGTTAATATTAAATTTGTTTTCCAAAGCAGAACTGGTCGAACACGACGATTCAATTGTACAGACTGCGTATGTAAGATATCTCAAAGGCAACCCACCCCGTAAGGGGCGGGATGATTTATCGTATGGAGATGGGATTATTTGGGAAACATTATTGGCAAATTATAGCATATTTGACTTGGTGATAATTTCAGCAGACCATGATTGGGAGGACCTCAGCAATGAAGGCACAATCCATCCGTTTCTTGCCAGCGAGTGGAAGAAGAAGGGGTCCAAGATGATTACTCTCTATCCTAGCTTAGGTAGATTAATAAACAAGATAAAGAAAGCTCAGACCATTGAGCCTGAGGAGATATGCAGAGAGGAGAGAGCATCTGCAGTAGTTACTAGGATAATTTCTACTTCACCCAGCGCCTCAGCTGATATGGGCATGTCATATTTAAATAATACATTATCAGTCATTTCATTCGAAGGTCGCCAGTGTACCATGTGTGGCAATAATTTTTATGATAATTTTGGTATTAAAACAATGGTTTTTAGAATTAATTCTGATTGTTGCGAAAACTGCAATACAAAATATGGGTACACTACTGATTATTCTGTAGCCCAATGTAATAAGTGCTGCCGTAATTTTTACGAAAAAACAGATAAGTATAGTATCTTTGTCCCTGCGTATTCTCCCGGAATTTCCTCTGCGGTCGACTCGGGGAAAATCTGTCCTTTGTGTCGAGGTGAATGTAGCAAAGATGCAATGTGTTAA
- a CDS encoding DEAD/DEAH box helicase, producing MFHHSNNSTSSSRSSSRSSGFGKSKFGRSKSNYFSRTVAQKPAFGQSGARGGRSNFSRSAGKSTLNIDSFINKTTAKQIVTEFHPEHQFTDFGLDKVLEEIVNKKGYSNPTPIQDKTIPFIMAGRDVVGMANTGTGKTAAFLLPLIHKINHQRHERILILTPTRELALQINQEFKSFTYNLGMHSVVCVGGTNINPQIRELRLHHQFVIGTPGRVLDLMQRGVLRLDDVKTIVLDEADCMLDMGFIKSIRFVISKMPQPRQTLFFSATMSSTIKKLIDEFLHEPMTVSVDTQTTPTNIEQDIVQLRGRDRVDVLHDLLQDPTYKKVLVFGRTKHGVEKLSKVLLARGIKVESIHGNKSHGGRQRSLKQFKEGAVQVLVATDVAARGLDISNVSHVINYELPESREDYIHRIGRTGRGICLGKALTFIS from the coding sequence ATGTTCCACCATTCCAATAACTCAACTTCATCCAGCCGTTCCTCTTCAAGGAGTAGCGGTTTTGGTAAATCCAAATTTGGTCGCTCCAAGAGTAATTATTTTAGTAGGACAGTGGCTCAAAAGCCAGCTTTTGGGCAAAGCGGGGCTCGGGGCGGACGCAGTAATTTTTCCCGCTCGGCAGGGAAGTCAACTCTCAATATAGACTCCTTTATTAATAAAACAACAGCTAAACAAATTGTGACTGAGTTTCATCCCGAACATCAGTTCACAGATTTTGGATTAGATAAAGTGTTGGAGGAAATTGTTAATAAGAAAGGCTATTCAAATCCAACTCCCATCCAAGACAAGACGATCCCTTTTATTATGGCGGGCCGTGATGTAGTGGGTATGGCCAATACTGGCACTGGCAAAACGGCTGCTTTTTTATTGCCACTGATCCATAAAATCAATCATCAACGCCATGAGCGGATCTTAATTCTGACGCCAACGCGTGAACTCGCCCTACAAATTAATCAAGAATTTAAAAGTTTCACTTATAATCTTGGAATGCATTCCGTCGTTTGTGTTGGTGGTACAAATATTAACCCACAAATTCGCGAGTTGCGTCTTCATCACCAATTTGTGATTGGTACACCGGGACGGGTGTTGGATTTGATGCAACGCGGCGTCTTAAGACTTGATGATGTTAAAACTATTGTCTTAGACGAGGCCGATTGCATGCTGGATATGGGATTTATTAAAAGCATCCGGTTCGTCATATCAAAAATGCCCCAACCGAGGCAGACTCTGTTTTTCTCTGCTACTATGTCGTCAACGATCAAAAAATTGATTGATGAATTTTTACATGAACCCATGACCGTTTCAGTGGACACCCAAACCACTCCGACCAACATCGAACAAGATATAGTGCAACTCCGGGGTCGAGATCGGGTAGATGTTTTGCACGATTTATTGCAAGATCCCACCTACAAAAAAGTCTTAGTGTTCGGCCGGACCAAACATGGAGTAGAAAAGCTTTCTAAAGTTTTATTGGCTCGGGGGATTAAAGTCGAATCAATTCATGGTAATAAAAGTCATGGTGGTCGGCAGCGGTCGCTGAAGCAGTTTAAGGAGGGTGCCGTCCAGGTTTTAGTGGCCACCGATGTGGCCGCTCGGGGATTGGATATTAGTAATGTTAGCCATGTGATCAATTACGAATTGCCTGAATCTCGTGAAGATTATATTCACCGGATTGGTCGGACTGGCCGGGGTATTTGCCTTGGAAAAGCCCTGACTTTTATTAGTTAA
- a CDS encoding four helix bundle protein yields the protein MQKLKQVYLLWYSYYQVIPKLHRHSLGQRLDTLFIEIMEAIAQASFLSRAEKQPYVRLAIRKTDILKILLMVLWETKSLDNKKYVALSVQMDEIGKMLGGWNGQLIKQNSPGCPGEK from the coding sequence CTGCAGAAGCTGAAACAGGTTTACCTCCTATGGTATAGCTATTACCAAGTTATCCCCAAACTTCACCGCCATTCTCTGGGGCAGAGGCTAGACACCTTATTCATCGAGATTATGGAAGCCATTGCCCAGGCCAGTTTCCTTAGCCGCGCAGAAAAACAGCCCTATGTTAGGCTGGCGATCCGCAAAACTGATATTTTAAAAATCCTTTTAATGGTGCTATGGGAAACTAAGTCGCTGGACAATAAGAAATATGTAGCATTATCCGTGCAAATGGATGAGATTGGTAAGATGTTGGGTGGGTGGAATGGTCAATTGATTAAACAAAACTCTCCTGGATGCCCAGGAGAGAAATAA
- a CDS encoding trypsin-like peptidase domain-containing protein, with protein MVCQAKIEFMKLPLNNLNYPIRLVIGISSGSGFFISYKSNIYLVTAKHVLYQEDLVTKASVAYGDKLRILCYTLSKEKISDIPRIYEVDVQQVTKDKNLLVHDSVDLVILKLGYLNDDNKGVKFSTGITKVQDSEGSIVNYDMDGSRKFDSVEITNDIFVLGYPSSVGVEKQIDPDFPLARKGIVAGKNLLNRTLILDCPVYGGNSGGLVLEINYEAHCIHLIGIVVQFVPFVDIWENKKFPGLLNKTLQNSGYSIAIPVDYIYDLMQKMAQPFLAEQEIPSLAVGSIPTSGVSQSPIVEAKIA; from the coding sequence ATGGTCTGCCAAGCAAAAATAGAATTTATGAAATTACCGCTAAATAATTTAAATTACCCTATTCGTCTAGTGATCGGCATCTCTTCCGGGTCGGGATTTTTTATCAGCTATAAATCAAATATATATTTAGTGACTGCTAAGCATGTACTGTACCAAGAAGACCTCGTTACTAAAGCCTCTGTGGCTTACGGGGATAAGCTCAGAATCCTCTGTTATACACTGTCGAAAGAAAAAATTTCTGATATACCTCGGATCTATGAAGTAGACGTCCAGCAAGTAACAAAAGACAAGAATCTTCTCGTGCACGACTCTGTAGACCTGGTCATATTAAAATTGGGTTATCTAAATGATGATAATAAGGGTGTTAAATTTTCGACAGGTATTACTAAAGTACAGGATTCTGAAGGTTCCATCGTAAATTATGATATGGATGGATCTAGAAAATTTGATAGTGTGGAAATTACTAACGATATTTTTGTATTAGGGTACCCATCTTCGGTGGGGGTAGAAAAACAAATAGATCCCGATTTTCCACTGGCAAGGAAGGGTATAGTCGCAGGAAAGAATCTTCTTAATAGGACCCTTATATTGGATTGTCCAGTTTATGGCGGTAACAGTGGAGGGCTGGTGCTTGAAATTAATTATGAAGCTCATTGCATTCATCTAATAGGGATCGTAGTACAGTTTGTCCCTTTCGTGGATATCTGGGAAAACAAAAAATTTCCGGGATTGTTGAACAAGACTCTACAAAATTCTGGTTATTCAATTGCAATACCCGTGGATTACATATATGATCTCATGCAGAAAATGGCTCAACCCTTTCTCGCGGAGCAAGAAATCCCATCTTTAGCCGTTGGGTCAATCCCGACATCCGGAGTTTCACAATCACCAATCGTAGAGGCAAAAATAGCTTAA
- a CDS encoding ceramidase domain-containing protein: MLKSLFSEPTIQYCEVATKGLIKRPYYAFSNLAFLFVGIAILLKGNGSALSKAFGYIAILVGLLSFAYDSSYLYITQLIDLTGMLLLISFLLYLNLSVLYKNKILITTIQVIAMLLGLMSIIVFQAYSGDIVFGIFVLLYVISEIYLLMVNKHKNYMMWVLPLAVFLIGFTFWILDASKIYCVNFGLLNGRAIFHFLNAIVIYHLYDYYRSQELQGS; this comes from the coding sequence ATGTTAAAATCATTATTTTCCGAACCGACAATTCAATATTGCGAAGTTGCTACCAAGGGGCTCATAAAAAGACCCTATTATGCTTTTTCCAATCTGGCCTTCCTTTTTGTTGGGATAGCCATTTTATTAAAAGGTAATGGGTCAGCATTATCTAAGGCCTTTGGATATATAGCTATATTAGTAGGGCTACTTTCCTTTGCTTACGACTCAAGTTATTTATATATCACCCAACTAATTGACCTGACTGGGATGTTGTTGTTAATAAGCTTTCTGCTGTATCTTAACCTCTCTGTGTTATATAAAAACAAAATATTAATTACTACCATTCAAGTGATAGCAATGTTGCTGGGGTTAATGTCTATAATAGTTTTTCAAGCGTATTCGGGAGATATTGTTTTTGGCATATTTGTGTTGTTGTATGTGATATCTGAAATATATTTACTAATGGTAAACAAGCATAAAAATTATATGATGTGGGTGTTGCCGCTTGCAGTCTTTCTGATTGGATTTACTTTCTGGATATTAGATGCCTCCAAGATTTATTGCGTAAACTTTGGTTTGCTGAATGGCAGGGCTATATTCCATTTTCTGAATGCGATTGTTATCTATCATTTGTATGATTATTACAGGTCGCAAGAGTTGCAAGGTAGTTAA
- a CDS encoding DNA methyltransferase: MRNVGQRAKIQIQEVEIDRLKPSEYNPRKWSKEATKQLTESIQKFGMVDPVICNSALDRENVVIGGHFRLKIAKSLGYKTVPVVYLDIPDLVKERELNLRLNRNLGEFDWDLLANFDSSLLTDVGFSSEEMDNIFGIDDTPEVFDLQKELDKLQITEIKTQLGDIYQLGNHRLMCGNSMVEADMLKLLNGEKADMCLTDPPYILNYLKGKKKHGKSTEGFGYKRDRKYLGTDELPDNFTELWIGNIAKIAKPDFNIIVYENWKNLRIIWSEIEKHWSVKNMIVWHLPNRNQGFSAKYKFFSKHDIAMVGQGGNPEQNSNPEEDLLQNEYETALYAISGKPQWEGYKHGKKYQPTDFIEFNAADEKSSGQAIIFGVKPLEILIPYIKVLTKRGDLVVEPFGGSGSTLIACEKMNRRCCLMEKSPVYAEVIMNRWEKLTGLKAIKL, translated from the coding sequence ATGAGAAACGTAGGACAAAGAGCAAAAATCCAAATCCAAGAGGTTGAGATTGACCGACTCAAACCCAGTGAGTATAACCCCAGAAAATGGAGCAAAGAAGCCACCAAACAATTAACTGAAAGTATACAAAAGTTTGGGATGGTCGATCCCGTCATCTGTAATTCTGCCCTCGATAGAGAAAATGTGGTAATCGGTGGTCATTTCCGTTTAAAAATAGCAAAATCACTCGGATATAAGACAGTACCCGTGGTCTATCTGGATATTCCTGATCTTGTGAAAGAACGCGAGCTCAATTTAAGACTAAATCGCAATCTCGGGGAATTTGATTGGGATCTGCTGGCCAACTTCGATAGCTCCCTACTTACTGATGTCGGGTTTTCCAGTGAAGAAATGGATAACATCTTTGGGATCGACGATACCCCAGAGGTGTTTGATTTACAAAAAGAATTGGATAAACTTCAGATCACAGAAATTAAAACTCAACTCGGAGATATCTACCAACTAGGAAATCACCGGCTCATGTGCGGAAACAGCATGGTGGAAGCGGATATGCTTAAACTCCTAAATGGGGAAAAAGCGGATATGTGTCTGACTGATCCACCCTACATCCTTAATTACCTTAAGGGCAAAAAGAAACATGGTAAGTCAACGGAGGGGTTCGGATATAAAAGAGATCGGAAATACCTGGGGACAGATGAACTGCCAGATAACTTTACTGAACTATGGATAGGTAATATAGCCAAGATTGCCAAACCAGATTTCAACATTATAGTTTATGAGAACTGGAAGAACCTCCGGATTATTTGGTCAGAGATAGAAAAGCATTGGTCCGTAAAGAATATGATTGTGTGGCATTTGCCTAACAGAAATCAAGGGTTCTCGGCGAAATATAAATTCTTTAGTAAACATGATATAGCAATGGTTGGGCAAGGTGGCAACCCAGAACAGAACTCAAATCCCGAAGAAGATCTGCTCCAAAATGAATACGAAACTGCTTTGTATGCCATATCTGGCAAGCCTCAATGGGAAGGATACAAACACGGGAAGAAATATCAACCGACGGATTTTATCGAATTTAATGCGGCGGATGAAAAAAGTTCCGGACAAGCCATTATCTTCGGCGTGAAACCATTAGAAATCCTAATCCCCTACATCAAAGTTCTAACTAAGCGGGGAGACCTAGTAGTTGAGCCTTTCGGGGGATCTGGATCCACCTTGATTGCTTGCGAAAAAATGAACCGGCGATGCTGTCTGATGGAGAAATCCCCTGTTTATGCTGAAGTTATAATGAACCGCTGGGAGAAACTTACTGGATTAAAAGCGATAAAGTTATGA